The proteins below are encoded in one region of Myxococcales bacterium:
- a CDS encoding tetratricopeptide repeat protein, whose translation MSKFATRAKRFFSERQYPAVVRTCREGLLENSRDDELRLLLGMALIYLSRFHEAQTEMKTLIEHGTRDHIVFRVLGESQINLGQISEGLRSLKLALNLKPDDSITEDLLDHGRENYPDIWHKVDAESLTIEDRLIDIQASERTQVDQAPQSAAAAMASPPIVRETRPYASSKNTQQFYDDEDAQTLAREAPSAELPMAKISSDEVTTAKNPDEMLTIDKQLSSSAISPPPRAKGSLENPHWLEDAKVSYLVRSKDFFIRLKSKLSFLAEWKKRVKAPWNRTMVFTFSAITTLLLLASVGAFFAFQSYVQRHSFGQAMQIVQRASDNGDKPTIEDALSALNALNSGRNEVLAIKARLFATLQLEHGEDQRHQIQEMLASLGSRGKALADARVALSYLYLSKGEVIAARSIVANASAHAELEQAAEVARARSLTAQAAGDTTRAELDARAAALKRKTSPRHGALAAWLTALNGDSSEALAKLSEIPDARRSPEVRVTRAKIIMRFGSNPQAASSEADEVLQALSSIASPMQKAWAHLIKAKLALDQGQTRVALRHATQAARRGPQWQDEFGLSLGEVLVRVGAVERANEVLKHLPNLATMPERRAQLRVEVALSLDDLERAQGALLAAGQGMRAKVLRAKLYELQHAYPEAISLYEQAINDKNEGSWALLQLAALEMKRGRASRAIKLLHDGLSKQPGQLQMLMMLVQAQIETGSLRAAEKSLSEGMSFFPASPQLLSLKALVALRNGKIHEALANAKAAVERDPNDISLQMQYGKMALAMAKLPEARAAFSKALEISVHHNEAWLGLARVEATSGNFDAALNILHKIKDKAADDPSFLDAEATVLVLIGAGHSGAETLSSYQTKNAHVWTSLAFLWLQSEQYAQANSAFTQAIRMDPNQANAWVGYAMLSVVEGKLAQARRFSARAEQLLRNKSDASALARVLAVRARLAFELGDFRSAQQLSNKAIEYDPNCSWAHLALALVATERHSDSKASLESAAMATVPLAEVFSMLAREENSRMRRCDLARRYLSTAPTGADAAQMQTLAKSCS comes from the coding sequence ATGAGTAAATTTGCAACGCGCGCCAAACGCTTTTTTTCGGAGCGACAATACCCCGCGGTGGTACGCACTTGCCGAGAGGGGTTGCTTGAAAACTCGCGAGATGATGAGCTGCGTTTGCTGCTGGGCATGGCTCTTATTTATCTAAGCCGATTCCACGAAGCTCAAACAGAGATGAAGACTTTGATTGAGCACGGAACGCGAGATCACATAGTGTTTCGTGTACTCGGCGAAAGCCAGATCAATCTTGGACAAATTTCAGAAGGACTTCGTTCGCTGAAACTTGCCCTTAACCTCAAACCTGATGATTCCATCACAGAAGATTTACTGGATCACGGCAGAGAGAACTATCCGGACATCTGGCACAAAGTAGACGCGGAATCACTTACCATTGAGGATCGGCTAATCGACATACAGGCTTCCGAACGCACCCAAGTGGATCAAGCTCCGCAAAGCGCGGCTGCGGCCATGGCCAGTCCGCCCATCGTTCGCGAGACACGCCCTTACGCATCATCAAAGAACACGCAGCAGTTTTATGATGATGAAGATGCCCAAACTCTGGCCCGTGAAGCTCCTAGTGCAGAACTTCCAATGGCCAAAATTTCTTCGGATGAAGTAACCACGGCTAAAAATCCAGACGAGATGTTGACCATCGACAAACAACTGTCGAGCTCAGCGATCTCACCTCCGCCCCGAGCAAAAGGTTCGCTTGAAAACCCACACTGGCTGGAAGATGCGAAGGTGAGTTACCTTGTTCGAAGCAAGGATTTTTTCATTCGTCTTAAATCAAAGCTAAGCTTTTTGGCTGAATGGAAAAAGCGCGTTAAGGCTCCTTGGAACCGAACCATGGTGTTCACCTTTTCTGCAATCACGACCCTCTTGCTTTTGGCAAGCGTGGGCGCGTTTTTTGCCTTTCAAAGTTACGTGCAAAGACACTCCTTCGGGCAGGCTATGCAAATCGTGCAACGGGCAAGCGATAACGGCGACAAGCCGACCATTGAAGATGCCTTAAGTGCCTTGAATGCGCTCAACTCAGGAAGAAACGAAGTGCTGGCCATCAAGGCACGACTTTTCGCCACTTTACAACTCGAACACGGAGAAGATCAGCGTCATCAGATACAGGAGATGCTCGCAAGCCTTGGAAGCCGCGGTAAGGCCCTTGCCGACGCTCGCGTGGCGCTCTCTTACCTTTATCTTTCAAAAGGAGAAGTGATTGCTGCACGAAGCATTGTAGCCAATGCTTCAGCGCACGCTGAGCTTGAGCAAGCCGCTGAGGTCGCGCGCGCGCGCAGTCTCACTGCGCAAGCGGCCGGAGACACAACCCGCGCAGAGCTTGATGCCCGTGCAGCCGCTTTGAAGCGCAAAACATCTCCTCGACACGGGGCACTTGCAGCATGGCTTACGGCGCTTAACGGCGATAGCAGCGAAGCTTTAGCCAAACTGTCTGAAATTCCGGATGCACGACGCTCTCCAGAAGTTCGGGTAACACGTGCCAAAATTATCATGCGCTTCGGATCCAATCCACAAGCTGCCAGCAGCGAGGCCGATGAAGTATTGCAAGCTCTTTCTTCGATTGCCTCTCCCATGCAAAAGGCCTGGGCTCATTTAATAAAAGCAAAGCTAGCCTTAGACCAAGGACAAACACGCGTTGCCCTCAGGCACGCCACACAAGCTGCACGCCGTGGCCCCCAGTGGCAAGACGAGTTTGGCCTTAGCCTTGGGGAGGTTTTGGTTCGGGTTGGCGCCGTAGAACGAGCCAACGAAGTTCTCAAACACCTTCCTAATCTTGCAACCATGCCAGAGCGGCGAGCACAACTCCGTGTTGAGGTCGCGCTCAGTCTGGACGATCTTGAAAGAGCACAAGGCGCACTTTTAGCTGCTGGTCAAGGCATGAGAGCCAAAGTGCTGCGCGCTAAACTTTACGAGCTGCAACACGCTTATCCTGAAGCTATATCTCTATACGAACAGGCCATCAACGATAAGAACGAGGGCTCATGGGCTCTTTTGCAACTTGCGGCACTTGAAATGAAACGAGGTAGGGCTTCTCGCGCTATCAAATTGCTCCACGATGGCCTTAGTAAACAACCCGGTCAGCTTCAGATGCTAATGATGTTGGTTCAGGCTCAAATCGAGACTGGATCCCTTCGAGCTGCGGAAAAAAGCCTATCGGAGGGAATGAGTTTTTTCCCCGCCTCGCCTCAACTTCTTTCACTCAAAGCACTCGTTGCGTTAAGGAATGGGAAGATACACGAGGCTTTAGCCAATGCCAAAGCCGCCGTGGAAAGAGATCCCAACGATATTTCGCTCCAGATGCAATACGGCAAAATGGCACTTGCCATGGCCAAACTTCCGGAAGCACGCGCTGCGTTTTCGAAGGCTTTGGAGATCTCGGTCCACCACAACGAGGCTTGGCTCGGACTAGCACGCGTTGAAGCGACTTCCGGCAATTTTGATGCAGCATTGAATATTTTGCACAAAATAAAGGATAAAGCTGCTGACGACCCATCTTTTTTGGACGCTGAAGCTACTGTTTTGGTTCTGATCGGAGCAGGACATTCGGGTGCAGAGACACTATCGAGTTATCAAACCAAAAATGCTCATGTTTGGACATCGCTTGCTTTTCTTTGGCTTCAAAGTGAACAGTATGCGCAAGCCAATTCCGCTTTTACGCAGGCGATACGCATGGACCCAAATCAAGCTAATGCATGGGTGGGTTACGCAATGCTTTCTGTTGTTGAAGGCAAACTGGCTCAAGCTCGACGCTTTAGTGCAAGAGCTGAGCAATTGCTAAGGAACAAATCAGATGCTTCAGCCTTGGCGCGTGTATTGGCGGTACGTGCACGCCTTGCTTTCGAGCTGGGTGATTTTCGTAGCGCACAACAACTAAGCAACAAGGCTATCGAATACGATCCCAATTGCAGTTGGGCACATCTCGCACTCGCTCTTGTTGCTACCGAGCGCCACAGTGATAGCAAGGCATCTCTTGAATCAGCCGCAATGGCGACTGTGCCTCTGGCTGAGGTTTTCTCGATGTTGGCTCGAGAAGAAAATTCTCGTATGCGGCGTTGCGATCTAGCGCGACGCTATCTAAGTACTGCCCCAACCGGAGCCGACGCCGCCCAGATGCAAACCCTTGCTAAGAGCTGCTCTTGA
- a CDS encoding ribulose-phosphate 3-epimerase, whose protein sequence is MSTSQKAVHIAPSILAADFSRLGEEVQAVQAAGADRIHIDVMDGRFVPNLTIGPAVVRALREKTTLPLDVHLMIVEPEKLIAAFADAGADCITVHIEACNHAHRILQSIHSLNTKAGIALNPHTPISGLQYLLPELDLVLAMSVNPGFGGQSYIPQMTKKIRDIREMLDVSGFCIDLEVDGGIKESNAQEVLSAGANVLVAGSAIFGKTNYPEAIQAIRGA, encoded by the coding sequence GTGTCTACATCGCAAAAAGCTGTCCATATTGCACCATCCATTCTTGCTGCTGACTTCTCGCGTTTAGGCGAGGAAGTGCAAGCTGTACAGGCCGCAGGGGCCGACCGCATTCATATCGACGTGATGGACGGCCGCTTTGTCCCTAACTTGACCATTGGTCCTGCCGTAGTGCGTGCTTTACGGGAAAAAACCACGCTTCCCTTAGATGTACACCTGATGATTGTGGAGCCCGAAAAGCTAATTGCTGCCTTTGCTGATGCTGGAGCTGATTGTATTACGGTGCATATCGAGGCCTGTAACCATGCACATCGCATCCTGCAATCCATCCATTCACTGAACACAAAAGCAGGAATTGCATTGAATCCTCATACCCCAATTTCAGGTCTACAGTACCTACTTCCCGAACTCGATCTCGTCCTTGCCATGAGTGTTAATCCCGGGTTTGGTGGTCAGAGCTACATTCCCCAAATGACCAAAAAAATCAGGGATATCCGAGAGATGCTTGATGTCAGCGGCTTTTGCATCGATCTTGAGGTCGATGGCGGTATAAAAGAGAGTAACGCTCAGGAAGTGCTTTCAGCCGGCGCAAATGTTCTCGTGGCAGGAAGCGCTATATTCGGTAAGACTAACTACCCTGAAGCGATTCAAGCCATCCGAGGAGCGTAG
- a CDS encoding serine/threonine protein kinase, with amino-acid sequence MAIKRVLPHLAQNKKFIKMFLDEARLGARLNHANIVSVFDIGAADSTFFIVMEYVEGTNLRRIIEDLRKQRRPIPTNEAIYICMEACRGLSYAHELIDEDGNPVHLVHRDVSPPNIMITRRGEIKLTDFGLAKATTQLEKTDPGVVKGKFSYLSPEAAYGKEVDARADLFALGVILWEMLAGRRLFVGESDYQTIKLVQQAQVPSLCRLNPEVDSALDELVQRSLARNPDERFLSARDMGDALAGYLFSHQRKVTSYDIANLVNNTTSLSPQTRPSVPTAGAIDRLIQDELQKFTSLDNLSDPLADIGVAEPSNSDTGAIPLDSRLFEAASRSLKPGAAGGGHIDTRDWGENLLDDDPSRKSSAPPFPMRDVKVEGLAGLLEDETNTTGKAFTPPAPVNLSRPPSKRPSARADAKGKNMGVLAVMVVVLLAAIGVIVWKLGLLGA; translated from the coding sequence GTGGCAATCAAACGTGTGCTCCCTCATCTGGCTCAAAACAAAAAATTCATCAAAATGTTTCTCGATGAAGCTCGCCTTGGAGCCCGGCTCAATCACGCAAACATTGTAAGCGTCTTCGACATCGGTGCGGCAGACTCGACTTTCTTTATTGTCATGGAGTATGTTGAAGGTACAAACCTTCGGCGTATCATTGAAGATCTCCGCAAACAACGCCGCCCCATTCCCACCAATGAAGCAATTTATATTTGCATGGAAGCCTGTCGTGGTCTTAGCTATGCGCATGAGCTCATTGATGAAGACGGAAACCCTGTCCATCTTGTTCATCGTGACGTTTCTCCGCCAAACATTATGATCACTCGGCGTGGCGAGATTAAACTCACCGACTTTGGTTTAGCCAAAGCCACTACACAGCTTGAAAAAACCGACCCTGGTGTTGTGAAGGGAAAGTTTAGTTATTTGTCTCCTGAAGCAGCCTACGGTAAAGAAGTGGATGCACGAGCGGATCTCTTTGCGCTTGGTGTGATCCTTTGGGAAATGCTGGCGGGCCGACGGCTTTTTGTAGGAGAGAGCGACTACCAAACCATCAAACTTGTACAACAGGCGCAGGTGCCAAGCTTGTGCAGGCTTAACCCGGAAGTTGACTCTGCCTTAGATGAACTCGTTCAACGTTCGTTGGCTCGCAATCCCGATGAGCGTTTTTTAAGTGCGCGTGACATGGGTGATGCGCTAGCAGGTTATTTGTTTAGTCATCAGCGAAAAGTTACGTCTTACGATATAGCAAATCTGGTTAACAATACGACATCGCTTAGCCCTCAAACACGTCCTTCTGTGCCTACTGCAGGCGCAATTGACCGCCTCATCCAAGACGAGCTTCAAAAGTTTACTTCGCTAGATAATCTCTCTGATCCACTTGCCGATATTGGTGTGGCTGAACCAAGCAATTCCGATACAGGAGCCATTCCACTTGACTCGAGGTTGTTTGAGGCGGCTTCACGAAGCCTGAAACCCGGCGCCGCCGGTGGCGGTCACATCGACACACGCGATTGGGGCGAAAACCTTCTTGATGACGATCCCTCGAGGAAATCTTCGGCGCCACCCTTCCCCATGAGAGACGTAAAAGTAGAAGGACTGGCGGGCTTGCTTGAAGATGAGACGAACACCACCGGTAAGGCGTTCACGCCACCGGCGCCTGTTAATCTTTCTAGGCCGCCATCAAAACGTCCCAGTGCTCGAGCAGACGCTAAAGGCAAAAATATGGGAGTACTCGCGGTGATGGTAGTCGTTTTGCTTGCTGCTATTGGCGTGATTGTTTGGAAGCTAGGTCTGCTAGGCGCTTAG